tgataaaatattacaataaataaataattattgaacttatttttataaacctaaaacataatatttttctaaatttaacaaataataacgATCCAATATAAATGATGGAaagtttttgcaaataaattaacagtcaaatattaatagaaaaataatataaatgcaaGTATATTGTCGTGAGCAAAGTAACAGAAATCTCAGAAAATAgagaatttaaatacaaaaacactTCTAATTTCAAGAGATGTGTCTAGAATGTCGATATTTCTTATCAACTTGTGGTAGCATGTGAAAAAACAGAAGAGTCGAGCTGTTTATACGAGATAAGCATGTTGCAAGTAGTCATACATTTGTGTGTCTACTTTTATCACAACTCTTGCACTTTCTCAAGAAGTGCTGAAagtaaatattcaacaaaactTGTGGTTTGTccaaaattagaaatatttgtgaaataaaGTTTGTGAGAATTCAAAAGACTAGATAAGCGCCAAGTTGTTAATTGTGGTTAGAGCAAAAATGGTATAAATATGCCGCTGCTTTGGGTTAATGGTCACAGTGCAGCGTCACACCTCGTGAAGAgtagagcagagcagcagttTACAGGGTATCCTCAGCACTCGATAATACTTCATCATGAACACCGATTTAAAAGCCTTGGAATTGCTCTTCCAACGTCCTTTGGAACCAGTGTTTACCACTCGCGATCAGGGCAAGACTGTCTTTGATCTGCCCGAGAGTTTCTACACGGATCGTTATCGCAATAACTCCGAGGAGGTGGCCAATCGATTCTCGCAGAATGTGCAGACAAGAATTCCACTGCGTGAGCTGACCTCAGTGCCCAATCTGGATTTCGCTGCCAAGCTGGGCAGGAAGCACCAATTCTCGCTGTTCAACTCTCTGCACAGGGAAATCGCCAGTCAACTGGTTAAGCTGTACTTGGATGCACCCAATCTACAGCAATTCGTGTCCCTGGCTGCCTACACCAAGTGAGTGCATCACACGCAGTTTTTCAAACCATGTGCTTCACATCGCCTTCTTCATTTTAGGGATCGTCTGAATCCAGTGCTCTTCCAGTACAGTTacgctgttgctgtggccCATCGTCCCGATACACGTGAAGTGCCCATTCCCAACATCTCGCAGGTCTTCCCAAGCAACTTCATTGAGCCATCCGCTTTCCAGGATGCCCGCCAAGAGGCGTCCGTCGTTGAAAAGAACGGCAACCGTGCACCGATCACGATTCCCGACAATTACACGGCTTCCGATCGCGAGGATGAGCAACGTTTGGCCTATTTCCGTGAGGATATTGGCGTGAACAGTCATCATTGGCACTGGCATTTGGTTTATCCGGCCAGCGGTCCCGCTACAGTCGTCAACAAGGATCGTCGTGGCGAACTCTTCTACTACATGCATCATCAGATCCTCGCCCGCTACAATGTCGAGCGTTTCTGCAACAATCTGAAGCGTGTGCTGCCCCTGAACAATCTGCGCGAGGAAATCATCGAGGGCTATTTCCCCAAGATCCTGTCGAGCGTCAACAATCGCACCTATCCGGCTCGCATCTCTAATCAGCTGCTCCGTGACGTCGATCGTCCAGATGGATCCATTGAGATCTCCGATGTCGAGCGCTGGCGCGATCGTGTCCTGGCTGCCATTGATCAGGGCTTTGTCGAGGATGTGAGTAGCAAACCAATCGTTCAATTTactgaataatttatttcgtGAGTGAGCTAGTTCATTCGATTCGATGGCTCAGCGTTCGATTGCGTTTATCGTTGAATTTCGTTTTTAGTTCATTTTCGATAATATTCAGTTCGTTTTTTGtcgatctttattttttttaagaagaACTGAACAAAAAACGAACTACAGAATGCATTTACGCAACTAAACATAAAAGGACGAAGAAGCTGAacttattcatttcatttttatgtgtCTGCCAAAACATTAACGTTATACTTGATTCCCTCTTCAGACCAAGGGCACTCGCATTCCGCTGGACGAGAAGCGTGGCATCGATATTCTGGGCAATCTGGTTGAGGCGGCGCCATCTCTCTCCGTCAACATGCAGTACTATGGCAATTTGCACAACCAGGGACACAATATCATCTCGTTTGCCCACGATCCTGATGCACGCCACTTGGAGGACTTTGGCGTCATGGGTGACGTGACGACAGCTATGCGTGATCCCATCTTCTACAGATGGCACGGATTCATCGACAACGTGTTCAACAAGCACAAGGCTTTGCTGCCCGTCTATACCAACGATGAGCTCAGCTTCAATGGTATCAATGTGACCTATGTGGAGGCCAAGATTGGCGCTGGTCCCGCTCGTCCCAATACGCTGTTGACCTATTGGCAGCGTTCGACTGCTAATCTGGCCGCTGGTCTGGACTTTGGTCCAGTTGAGGATGACACCATTGGGGCTAATTTCAGACATTTGCAAAACGCACCTTGGACTTACACGTTCAACGTTACGAACTCTGGAGCTAGACGTACGGCAACCTGCCGCATTTTCATCTGTCCCAAGACCGATGAACGCAATCAGCCGCTGCGTCTGGAGGAGCAACGTCTCATGGCCATTGAAATGGACAAGTTTACTGCCGAGCGTAAGCTGGTTATTGTTTAGCTGTTCTTACTAGTTAATCACAAACTGTTTTCGCAGTGATGCCTGGCGAGAATACGGTGCGTCGTGAGTCGACCCAGTCATCGGTGGCGATTCCCTTCGAGCGTTCGTTCCGTGCTGTTGGTGTCAACTATCAGCCAACTGCAGCCGATGAGCTGGCTCGCTTCCGTttctgcggctgcggctggcCACAGCATCTGCTGCTGCCCAAGGGCAAGCCCGAAGGCATGCTCTTCGATCTGTTTGTGATGTTCTCGGACTATGCCAACGAAGCGGTGGCACAGCCAACCAAGTGAGACGCCATCGCGATGCGAGGccacatttcaaattattaatcGAAAATGTGTTTTCGCAGCACTCCCAATGATGCCTGCAGCACTGCGTATTCGTTCTGCGGTCTCAAGGATAAACTGTATCCCGATGCGCGTACCATGGGCTTCCCATTCGATAGGCGTCTACCCAATGATAATCTCACTGACTTTGTTGGCGCCTTCTCGAACATGGCCAAGACCGATTTGACGATTAGGTTCAACGACAAGCTGGTCGGTTAACCGTGTTGACAACCCCATAAGCGAATCATTTCCATTTACCCCAGCATATACCTCTTATATATACTCAACTATATAATCTACATTTTGTACTGCAATAATAAAAGCTGTAGCTTCTTGTTACAATTTGCTCGCTAAATATTTGCCttgcattatttaatattatttataccaATGTGATTTCTGGTTATCCtccaacacacgcacacacacacatacacaacataGTTGTATATAGCGTCTGTTGCCGTTTATTTGCGCCATACAAACACGCCCACTAAGTTGTGGGCGGCGACCGAACTGGCAAGACGAGGCAAGGCTAATCCTATTAGACTTCAAAGCCGTTTGCTCAACAAACTTTGGCCATGCCCCCATGTCCAGACTCGCTCCCCTTCCACCACCCACAACCCACCGTCCATCGCttcatccatccatccatccatggACTTGCTTGTCTTGCTGCTGGGCGAACAACAAGCAGACGCTTTTCTGTATTACACTTTGCGGCAAAACCGCTGCACGTGTTGCGCTTATTAattttcctgttttttttcttcttcagtTTCACCATTTTGCCGCATGGCCGTGCCACAATTAATGCTGCATACTTGAAGACGCCAAACTTGCCATTGAAGCCGGGAACAAGTGAAAGTTCGAGTAGCTTGCTTCGGATCAAGCAGCACACAGCTGTCGATTATAGTCGCACAAATTGATCTTTAATCGATTCTACgcaactttttattaaaatcgaAGCTGCAACAAAATATGCGAGTCATATTAATAATTGTCGTGGTGGCAGCAAAGTAACCTCCTCGAACAGAATTAAGTTTAGCTCACACGTAGTTGCGAACTTAGaacattaagaaaatataaaacaaacaagcagcaacaatagaTGACGCTGTACCTCACTGTTGCCCATAGATGTGTGTATAACTTTTCGATTCATTTTTTCTGGTTATAATCTAGAgcttttatatgtttaataatctaaaatttgtatgtgttacatacatacaactaCATTTTTAAGTAGCTGTAAACTACGAATACTACGAAAGCATTAAACAATCaagcaacaaacaatagatggcgctacgCCACACTGTGTCCAATAAATACTTGTTTAACTTTTCTTTacgtttttcaatttgaaggGCATATTGTCAGTTataatctataatttttatgcgAAACATATAGCCACAATTTTAGGtagctaaaaatataaaaaatatgtaggaaacaaacaagcagcaaacaatagatggcgctgcaCCACACTATGCCCAATAGATACTTGTAAAACTTTGCCCTcaatttttcaaatgcaaGGGAATTTTATGAAACAGCTTAAGGttttaatttggaatttttatgcctgaatagcaataaatttgattgGCCAGTTCTCTGAGTAACTTATAGCTTTCTTCACATTTTAAAGTCTCCCctcgcaatcaaatttaaattcttacaACAACAGGAAACTCCATTTTTTAAGCTCTCCTTCCCCTTCAATAAAAAACGCACTTCAGAATTTATTGATGTAGAGAAGAATGAATAaatagaaaaccaaaaaaaagtgagagacatgaaaaaaaattgttgaaaaatgCGTGAGCACattgaaaaatactttaatttattttgtagccCAAGGGCAAGTTGTTGTCTAAAGTTGGGTTCATAACTTTGTTGGCTTTACGTGTACGAGAGgactatatagtatgtatgtatttagaaCGCGGTCCTTTCGGTTTCCATGTGTTCGcgtatttgttattattattttgcctGCTTTTTCTCTGTGTGCTGTATTTGTGTTGAGCATTAATGTGGCTTATGCCACAGCGTTTGCTTctgtttgatttgattttattttattttgctttattttgttttgccttaCTCTGGTTTTGTTTAcgaagcaaatgcaaaaatatttgccaaagtTAAGGCCAAGACCTTGCGTAGTGGCATCTTAAGTAGGGTTCTCAAACccaccaaacaacaacaaaaaaaaaaaaaaacacacacatgtgtagACCCAAAAATAGTAGTCAATACTCATAtatgaatttgcattttaatgctgTTTACTGCTTGGGTAAGCAACATTTATAATGTTTGCTCACATGTTTAATGCTAATTAACTGCATAGTTAGTTGCTGGCTCAGCAGACAATTCAAATCTTAATTCAATTTCCTCAAGCAAGTAAGCGAGTACTCCGTACGTATGATGGTTAATTTAAGGCCTAGCAGCAATTTGTTGCACACAATTTAATCATTTACATTTCTGTgcacattttcattaaatcattttcacATACACTCAGCACATCATATACATTTACAACCCAAAGTCTACAAGTTGCTAGAATTGCCAGTAGCCTATTAAAAAGTCAATCAAATGTAAACTCGAAGAGTACTAGAGCTTTCTTAGGTGGGAGACTAATAGTTTAGCTGTAATTTAGTATTCTCTAAATATGATTGTTCTAAGAGTTTTAGAATATTAAGCTAACTAATAGTTAGCAGGATtttgaatatatcaaatttaatcacacacaaaaatcttacattaattttaaatatattgaattctTCCTTTAACTTAACTTTAACTTAATCAAAATTCTCTTTTACACAACTTTACGACTAttgggtataaaaatgcaagcacACTGTGCTCAAATATTCCATTCATTGGTCGATCTGTTACAGATGCTTTTGCTAGAGTCTCGGCAGACCTTGCCGAGTGCATACAATTAGTCGAAAGTAATATCAAACACCTGCAATAAGCAGACGAAATTATATTGGCCAAATCGAaatgtgtttgctttgctttatttgctgCATTCTCTCACGCCTTAAGAAGCTGCAAACAAAAGTCAAAGTGAAATAAGAACATGTGCTGGCTATCTACaaacacacttacatacatacatatgcaagcCATGTGCTATTTTTGCCTAGTTCCAGTTCATAAACGAAGTATACGTCTGTCCCCTGGCTGTTGGCCCACATATGCTTGTATATGTGTgccattttattaataaatatagtcAAGTTCATCAGCTGCCTAATTGCGCATAAGCTGCAGCATCCCCAAGCAaattaaagtacaaaattGAAGAAGCCACGGCATGGCCAGACAGAGACCAAGGCACGGATCCCTTATGAAAGCATTCAGGCGAACGCAGTGACTAGATAATATGCGTAGTCAAAGTATCTAAGCTTCTACATACGAATATACCTCGATGTATATAGCGTGTATAAGTATGTATTGCAAATCTGTAATGCGAAGCGATTCACGGTTTTATGGCCAGGCTTAATGATTTCAGCATTTTccacaacaaagcaaaatgcaGAGGCAACTTGAAGCAGCAATGACATGGCAATAGCCAAGCAGAAGAGCAAATATTCATTCTGTATACCTGAACAGATTTTTGTTAATGGGGTATATgcaaaaaagagagcaacacacaatattaaatttaaaagtaataataataataataatttaatttaataataataaattatgcacatCAAATAAACGTTGGACGCATTTTTACATAACATTTGTATGATTCAACAGTAATCAATTCCTGCTGTAAAACTAATAAACACCTTTTTTCCAAAAGACGAGCACACAAATTCGACAATCAAGgtatgttattatttaaaaaataataaatttatatatataatacatttaaataacagCCTGACTTCGTATTATTGATTGACttaataaaacacaaacattaAATAGCAAATTAGTATCACTAAACATAATCATGATTGTATATATGATATACATGATTATAATACTATTTCAGTGATATCGCTACCACAATTAAACGATGATTGTCGATGATGAATGCAAAGAGCATTGATAAGGTTTGAAGATTACTAATCAGAATTCTCTACTGTATTGCTCGAAATGTTAACGTATGTTTACCTAACCTTTTATGTCAAGCTGTCAGCAAAGTTAACTCTCACAGCTTATCTAGTAGTACTGTCTTTCCGATTGGGTATTACAAAGTTGCTCAGTTTGCATATAGCTTAACTTCTAGTACTCCAATCGTAGACATGCtaattgtttgcaattatGCTTTGAGCTGGCTTCACATTACATTGCGCTACAAAGTATGGCATAGATGGAAGAAATCGAAATGGAACCGACCATTAAATAAGCACGTTCGAGAGTGGCTCTCAACATTGCAGCACATCCACAGCTCAATTGTCAGGGCTGAAGAAACAGCTGCACAAATACGACCAGCAAACGCTGAAGGTCATTCAGGATGCCAATGAAAATGGCACACACACTATTATAGTTAGTCACATGGACACTAGATACTGGAAAATGGccattaaataattacatatacTTTTTGCAATGAGTTGCAATTTTACTGAAATGACAGTTTTATGcgcatacttaaaatatttatttaatatgccaTTTAGTTAATAGtcgctctcacacacacacacatatataccaTAACTATGTGCCGTCCAtcgtaaattaaattgttgccgCGTGAAAatctattctatttttagtTGTGCATTTTTTATGACGCTTTTTTAGTCGTATCAGTTTTATAGTGTTTCGACTTTTTGCTCGCTagtctttttaaatatttactcagCATGTCCACGCGCTTTTACCTTAAGGctgttaatattcaaattaattgctaaTAAACGAGCAATCCACTGTTTATATCCATCCATCAGGTAGCGTCATGGCCGTCGTTTTTGTTTATCGTCTCTCCTACTCAGCCGCTGTCTGTGCCATTGATTCCAACACATGCCacgcaaaaattaaattcaaattacctTTAACAAATCAGTTTGCAAATATTGAACAAGATGTTATCCTCTAGAGCTAGTTCAGCACTTATCTCTAGCAGATTCAACCCATTcaacacattttcatttacagggtatacaaaaaaaaaaaccaagaaaaCTATCCCATCCAATGCTGGGAGCACCTGTGTTATTTTAGTGTCAATATGCGCTATGCTTTATGCACACACGACTCACAgagtgtaaataaataaataagtccctgcaacaaacaaacatcaaATAACCTCCTCACCCACTGAAACGCCAACGATGTGCTCGCAGTATTATCTTCTGAATCTGAAAAGTGCTCCATTGCGATTTAATGCGTGAGTCTGCCGCGAATTTAAACATTgttaattaaacaacaaaGATATCGCTTTAAGATAAACATATGCTGTAATGGTGCTTCAGCAAAGTTGTCGGCTCAATGAACTGTCAAGCactcttaaaattaaatttaccgAAACAACATAAACTTAAAACACAGATGATTGCCAGCATTCAATTATAATATGGCCGTAACGAACTTTGATATTATTTGGGCATAtcatttgcaacattttctatGCAAAGATTGTAAGttaatatgtttcttttaataattgtatttattaaatatttcagtggtgtagaatttttatttttcttttccatGGCAAATTTAGGCAGGTTGATAAAAATCGGtcactttaaaatttataaaacttgCGAAATATATAGCTTTTTTTGCAAATCGTTTATTTCGTACAATGCGTTTGTGCGCCGTACTTTAAAATAtcggtattattgttaattttaaagtacttattttaaacaaacaaatttggcGTCTGCTAAATAAATTCTCATGAAAACAGCACTAAAACTACTTCTGTTGTTTGATTCAATGTGACAGCAGAATGTCCTAAATAGCTTTCCATTCACATCTCTCGCACTGTTGGCAAATAGATCTTATTAGCATAATAGCATGTGAACCTTATCCATGATTATACTTATTGAAATGGATTTAATGCTACTAATGCAGATTATTAGCCAATATTTGCATACACTATTTGCTTAGCTTGGCAATATGGATAATTATGTATAAGCACTTGCCATATTTACAAAACATTGtcacataaaattaaaatatattccgACATAAATCACTTGAATATTACATGATTATACATAAATCTCTTGAATCACAAATGCTTATTTCATTCGAGCACAATTTAATCAGTGCATTTATGCCTTAACATTTGCTTCCTCACTTGCATATGGAAAGGATTATTAGATTAAGAGGAAAGACATTGCAAGATAAATCAGTCTAATATGACATGTTGTACACATAATTACCATAAATTACACCCTCGTTACATTTCATAACATTTAAAGGATGCAACAACTGCATTGCCCAACCACAAGTTCTCAGAATTGCAGAAATTCGAGGAAGTGAATGAAGacaattttatagaaatagttttgtggCTTATTTAACATTTCTGAATTTT
This is a stretch of genomic DNA from Drosophila albomicans strain 15112-1751.03 chromosome 3, ASM965048v2, whole genome shotgun sequence. It encodes these proteins:
- the LOC117567444 gene encoding phenoloxidase 2 — translated: MNTDLKALELLFQRPLEPVFTTRDQGKTVFDLPESFYTDRYRNNSEEVANRFSQNVQTRIPLRELTSVPNLDFAAKLGRKHQFSLFNSLHREIASQLVKLYLDAPNLQQFVSLAAYTKDRLNPVLFQYSYAVAVAHRPDTREVPIPNISQVFPSNFIEPSAFQDARQEASVVEKNGNRAPITIPDNYTASDREDEQRLAYFREDIGVNSHHWHWHLVYPASGPATVVNKDRRGELFYYMHHQILARYNVERFCNNLKRVLPLNNLREEIIEGYFPKILSSVNNRTYPARISNQLLRDVDRPDGSIEISDVERWRDRVLAAIDQGFVEDTKGTRIPLDEKRGIDILGNLVEAAPSLSVNMQYYGNLHNQGHNIISFAHDPDARHLEDFGVMGDVTTAMRDPIFYRWHGFIDNVFNKHKALLPVYTNDELSFNGINVTYVEAKIGAGPARPNTLLTYWQRSTANLAAGLDFGPVEDDTIGANFRHLQNAPWTYTFNVTNSGARRTATCRIFICPKTDERNQPLRLEEQRLMAIEMDKFTAELMPGENTVRRESTQSSVAIPFERSFRAVGVNYQPTAADELARFRFCGCGWPQHLLLPKGKPEGMLFDLFVMFSDYANEAVAQPTNTPNDACSTAYSFCGLKDKLYPDARTMGFPFDRRLPNDNLTDFVGAFSNMAKTDLTIRFNDKLVG